A single Caminicella sporogenes DSM 14501 DNA region contains:
- a CDS encoding zonular occludens toxin domain-containing protein — protein sequence MFFRKKKSKKEILFEQELKRRKQLQKKIKLEKRNKEKKRQKWLKQHKKQYIRNLRKKNFKLWFKWKITKMKLPFLFDLFRWLLIDMIRGKKKALWGIYIFVANPGEGKTLSMVKHIEEKRKEDPTIKVYTNFNYKGQTGAIRCWQDIVRAESNSIIALDEAHLTFESTDFRNFPPEMLAQLSLNRKLRKQFICSTQRYERLNKNFRDLANYVVLCKNHFGLDRWFTRYYFKKIDYEAQFTGKKSRADFIKPYVASDDLYRKYNTLQLVEKLAEEIEDFEVKQNELLPKIEALLEHQDNLEPKEIRNIISIRDRIVKQIEDIKREQEKKKILEKIETLNIELKKELEKVI from the coding sequence ATGTTTTTTAGGAAGAAAAAGAGTAAAAAAGAAATATTGTTTGAACAGGAATTAAAGAGAAGGAAACAGTTGCAAAAGAAGATTAAATTAGAGAAGCGTAATAAAGAGAAAAAAAGACAAAAATGGCTAAAACAGCATAAGAAACAGTATATTAGAAATTTAAGAAAAAAGAATTTTAAACTTTGGTTTAAGTGGAAGATAACAAAGATGAAATTACCTTTTTTATTTGACTTGTTTCGCTGGCTTTTGATAGACATGATTAGGGGAAAAAAGAAAGCATTGTGGGGAATTTATATATTTGTTGCTAATCCGGGAGAGGGTAAAACTTTATCAATGGTAAAACATATTGAAGAAAAGCGTAAAGAAGACCCAACAATTAAAGTTTATACTAATTTTAATTATAAAGGACAAACAGGGGCTATTCGTTGTTGGCAAGATATAGTTAGAGCAGAAAGTAATTCGATTATAGCTTTAGATGAAGCACATTTAACGTTTGAATCTACTGATTTTAGAAATTTCCCACCTGAAATGCTTGCACAGCTTAGTTTGAATAGAAAACTTAGAAAACAATTTATATGTTCTACACAACGTTATGAGCGTTTAAATAAGAATTTTAGAGACCTTGCTAATTATGTTGTTCTTTGTAAAAATCATTTTGGTTTGGATAGGTGGTTTACTAGATATTATTTTAAAAAAATTGATTATGAAGCTCAATTTACAGGGAAAAAATCAAGAGCTGATTTTATTAAGCCTTATGTTGCTAGTGATGATTTATATAGGAAATATAATACTTTACAATTAGTTGAAAAACTTGCTGAAGAAATAGAAGACTTTGAAGTAAAACAAAATGAATTATTGCCGAAGATTGAAGCATTATTAGAACACCAAGATAATTTAGAACCTAAAGAAATTAGAAATATCATTAGTATAAGAGATAGAATTGTAAAACAAATAGAAGATATAAAAAGAGAACAAGAAAAGAAAAAGATATTAGAAAAAATTGAAACATTGAATATTGAATTAAAAAAAGAGCTCGAGAAAGTAATTTAA